The following coding sequences lie in one Seriola aureovittata isolate HTS-2021-v1 ecotype China chromosome 5, ASM2101889v1, whole genome shotgun sequence genomic window:
- the LOC130169075 gene encoding uncharacterized protein LOC130169075, translating into MSCKDFGVGASVATSADPVCFSSTPIKRPSKRTHLDLEEEQDPIFPQCQHPLRHTRDKNKWLSPATPALYKLEKVLTEKRTLKDFAKLSPYHQTSSVEAFHSVILRFAPKNVVFPFLGMLCRLYPAAMYFNENAGRPQAQTKEGEPLFTVHFPKAMKGECRAKPVKTEPTFRYLADMVDLIFEKVFVDPGPYTEAVLAIPIPEDLTAHFKRPEKEEVISSYVSRFNC; encoded by the exons ATGTCCTGCAAGGACTTTGGTGTTGGGGCATCCGTTGCTACCTCTGCAgatcctgtgtgtttttcatcaacACCTATAAAGCGACCATCTAAAAGAACTCACCTggacctggaggaggagcaggatcCTATTTTCCCCCAGTGTCAACATCCACTGCGCCACACAAGGGACAAGAATAAATGGCTTTCACCAG caacTCCTGCCTTGTACAAGCTAGAGAAGGTGCTGACGGAAAAAAGGACTCTAAAGGATTTCGCGAAACTGAGCCCCTACCACCAGACTTCATCTGTGGAGGCTTTCCACAGCGTCATCCTTCGTTTTGCCCCAAAGAATGTTGTCTTCCCATTTCTTGGAAtgctgtgcag actctaccCTGCTGCCATGTACTTCAACGAAAATGCTGGTCGACCACAAGCCCagacaaaagaaggtgaacccCTCTTCACGGTCCACtttccaaaggccatgaagggagaatgcagagctaaaccagttaagactgagccgACATTCC ggtaTTTGGCTGACatggtggacctcatatttgaaaaagtctttgttgacccgggaccatacacagaagctgttttggccatccccatcccagaggacctcactgcacattttaagcggcctgagaaggaggaggtcatctCTAGCTATGTGTCCCGGTTCAATTGTTAG
- the LOC130169830 gene encoding nuclear factor 7, brain-like, whose amino-acid sequence MAEKVALLERFLSCHVCSETFRDPVSLSCNHSFCSSCLKKFWEQAKNKNCPICKRKSSKAFLPVNLALKELADSFAVRQKSGSSETELGEKKVEVVCSKHQDEPKLFCKDEDRALCTVCDFPHHQSHKVVPLEQAVSDLKEQLKSDLKSLQDKRSKYKQMDKTYSETIQHSKKQLSSTERQIRAEFNKLYQFLKEEEESRLAALREEEEQKGKTISKEMKMIQEQISSLSDSISAVEEDLQKHNVPFLSSYKPTQTRARAQCSLSDPQLLSGALIDVAKHLGNLSFRVWEKMKEKVHFSPVILDPNTAYPCLHLSDDLTSVRHGDTEQQLPDNPERFIKYATVLGSEGFSSGKHSWEVEVGDHPRWIVGLANESFDRKGEICNSPEHGIWGILHRSGKYTNLVDETITVKKSLQRIRVQLDHDRGEVSFYDPEDVTPISTHRDTFTEKLFPYFSTYPAGDAKTSDIKLCHTEISL is encoded by the coding sequence ATGGCTGAGAAAGTTGCTCTACTTGAACGTTTCCTGAGTTGCCATGTGTGTTCAGAGACTTTCAGAGATCCTGTGTCTCTGAGCTGCAACCACAGCTTCTGTTCAAGCTGCCTGAAGAAATTCTGGGAacaagctaaaaacaaaaactgtccaATTTGCAAAAGAAAATCTTCAAAGGCTTTTCTACCTGTGAACCTTGCACTGAAGGAACTGGCTGATTCCTTTGCTGTGAGACAGAAATCTGGATCATCTGAGACAGAACTGGGAGAGAAGAAGGTGGAGGTGGTTTGTAGTAAACATCAAGACGAGCCTAAATTGTTCTGTAAGGATGAAGATAGAGCTCTGTGTACTGTCTGTGATTTTCCTCACCACCAGAGTCACAAGGTGGTTCCTCTAGAACAAGCAGTCAGTGACCTGAAGGAGCAGCTGAAATCTGACTTAAAGTCTCTACAGGACAAGAGgagcaaatacaaacaaatggataaaacatacagtgaaaCGATTCAACACTCCAAGAAGCAGCTGTCGTCCACTGAGAGgcagatcagagcagagttCAACAAGCTCTACCAGTtcctgaaagaggaagaggagtctAGACTGGCagctctgagggaggaagaggagcagaagggGAAGACTATCAGCAAGGAGATGAAGATGATTCAGGAGCAGATCTCCTCTCTGTCAGACAGTATCTCTGCTGTTGAAGAagacctgcagaaacacaacgtGCCGTTCCTCAGCAGTTATAAACCCACTCAGACCAGAGCCAGAGCCCAGTGCTCACTGTCAGATCCACAGCTGCTCTCAGGAGCTCTGATAGATGTGGCCAAACACCTGGGCAACCTGTCCTTCAGAGTCTgggagaagatgaaggagaaggtCCACTTCAGTCCTGTCATTCTGGACCCAAACACTGCATACccctgtctccatctgtctgatGATCTGACCAGTGTGAGACATggagacacagagcagcagctccctGACAATCCAGAGAGATTCATTAAGTATGCCACTGTTCTGGGCTCTGAGGGCTTCAGCTCAGGGAAACACAgctgggaggtggaggtgggagacCATCCTCGCTGGATTGTGGGTTTGGCTAATGAGTCATTTGACAGGAAGGGAGAGATATGTAATTCACCAGAACATGGAATCTGGGGTATATTACATCGCAGTGGAAAATACACCAATCTTGTTGATGAGACTATCACAGTGAAGAAGAGTCTCCAGAGGATCAGAGTCCAGCTGGACCATGACAGGGGGGAGGTGTCCTTCTACGACCCTGAAGACGTGACTCCCATCTCCACTCACAGAGACACTTTCACTGAGAAACTTTTCCCATATTTCAGTACTTATCCAGCTGGTGATGCCAAAACCTCTGATATCAAACTGTGTCACACTGAGATTTCTCTGTGA
- the LOC130169792 gene encoding nuclear factor 7, ovary-like, with amino-acid sequence MAEKVALFESFLSCHVCSETFIDPVSLSCNHSFCSSCLKKFWEQAKNKNCPICKRKSSKDFPKLDFALKELADSFAGRQTSGSSETELGESQSHKVVPVEQAVSDLKEQLKSDLKSLQDKRSKYKQVEKTYSEMIQHSKKQLLSTERQIRAEFNKLHQFLKEEEESRLAALREEEEQKGKTISREMKMIQEQISSLSDSISAVEEDLQKHNVPFLSSYKATQTRATAQCSLSDPQLLSGALTDVAKHLGNLSFRVWEKMKEKVHFSPVILDPNTANPCLHLSDDLTSVRHGDTKQQLPDNPERNTQYATVLGSEGFSSGKHSWEVEVGDYPVWNVDLTKESVDREGEIYASPEYGLWCLLHRSGKYTNVVGKTVTVKKSGEVSFYDPEDMTHI; translated from the coding sequence ATGGCTGAAAAAGTTGCTCTCTTTGAAAGTTTCCTGAGTTGCCATGTGTGTTCAGAGACTTTCATAGATCCTGTATCTCTGAGCTGCAACCACAGCTTCTGTTCAAGCTGCCTGAAGAAATTCTGGGAacaagctaaaaacaaaaactgtccaatttgtaaaagaaaatcttcAAAGGATTTTCCAAAGCTTGACTTTGCACTGAAGGAACTGGCTGATTCCTTTGCTGGGAGACAGACATCTGGATCATCTGAGACAGAACTGGGAGAGAGTCAGAGTCACAAGGTGGTTCCTGTAGAACAAGCAGTCAGTGACCTGAAGGAGCAGCTGAAATCTGACTTAAAGTCTCTACAGGACAAGAGGAGCAAATACAAACAAGTGgagaaaacatacagtgaaaTGATTCAACACTCCAAGAAGCAGCTGTTGTCCACAGAGAGgcagatcagagcagagttCAACAAGCTCCACCAGTtcctgaaagaggaagaggagtccAGACTGGCagctctgagggaggaagaggagcagaagggGAAGACTatcagcagagagatgaagatgattCAGGAGCAGATCTCCTCTCTGTCAGACAGTATCTCTGCTGTTGAAGAagacctgcagaaacacaacgtGCCGTTCCTCAGCAGTTATAAAGCCACTCAGACCAGAGCCACAGCCCAGTGCTCACTGTCAGATCCACAGCTGCTCTCAGGAGCTCTGACAGATGTGGCCAAACACCTGGGCAACCTGTCCTTCAGAGTCTgggagaagatgaaggagaaggtCCACTTCAGTCCTGTCATTCTGGACCCAAACACTGCAAACccctgtctccatctgtctgatGATCTGACCAGTGTGAGACATGGGGacacaaagcagcagctccCTGACAATCCAGAGAGAAACACTCAGTATGCCACTGTTCTGGGCTCTGAGGGCTTCAGCTCAGGGAAACACAgctgggaggtggaggtgggagacTATCCTGTCTGGAATGTGGATTTGACTAAAGAGTCAGttgacagggagggagagatatATGCTTCACCAGAATATGGATTGTGGTGTTTATTACATCGCAGTGGAAAATACACCAATGTTGTTGGTAAGACTGTCACAGTGAAGAAGAGTGGGGAGGTGTCCTTCTACGACCCTGAAGACATGACTCACATCTAA